The Nocardioides sp. cx-173 genome segment AGTTCCTGCTGCTCTACACCCTGGACCGTGCGCTGGTCCGTGCCGCGGCCGAGGACATCGGGTCCGCGGTCGCCGCCGGTGCGCTGCGCGTCGGCGAGGACGCCGGGGTGCCCCTGCACCACTTCGCGCTGGAGGACACCGCGGCCGCGCACGACGCGGTCCAGGCCGGTGTGGTCGGCAAGGTGCTGATCGACGTCGGGTGAGGGTCATGTGCCCGGCGAGGGCTGGGTACCGGAAGTCATGACCGCAAACCTGACAGGCAAGAAGATCGCGTTCCTGCTGGACAACTCCGGTGTCGAGCAGCCCGAGCTGACCACCCCCTGGGAGGCGTTCCGCGCGGCCGGCGCCGAGACCACGCTCATCGCGCCCGAGGCAGGCAAGGTGCAGGCGTTCACCAACGACGTTGAGCAGGCCGACACCTTCGAGGCCGAGCTCGCGGTGAGCGACGCGGACGCCGACGACTACGACGCCCTGGTGCTGCCCGGCGGCACCACCAACGCCGACTCCCTGCGTCTGGACACCGACGCGGTCGCGTTCGTGAAGGCGTTCGCCGACGACGGCAAGCCGATCGCCGCCATCTGCCATGGGCCATGGGCCCTCGTCGAGGCCGACGTGCTCGACGGCAAGCGGCTGACGTCGTACCCCTCGCTGCAGACCGACATCCGCAACGCCGGCGGCTCCTGGGTCGACGAGGAGGCCGTGGTCTCGACCGAGAACGAGTGGACCCTCGTCACCAGCCGCAACCCCGACGATCTCGACGCCTTCGTCGAGGCGGCCTCCCAGGCGTTCACCGACTGACCCGTCCCCAACTCACCGCTCCGACCGCTGACCCGTCAGAAACTTTCTGACGGGTCAGCGGTGATTTCGTGCAGTTGGTGACGGGTCAGTCGGTGCGGGCGGCGCCCCAGCCGTGCCAGCGGTCGACCCGCATCCAGGCGCTGACGCGCGGGCTCTCGCGGTCGGGGTACGGCGAGCCGCCGTAGTGCGTGCTCAGCCGGTCGATGTCGGTCAGGTCCTCGTCGTCCTTGAACTCGACCACGGTGCCGAGCAGGGAGACGTGGGTGTACCAGTTGTCTGCGGCCAGGACCGTGAGCGAGACGCGGGGGTCGGCGCGCAGGTGGTTGAGGCGGACCCGGGTGTGGTCCATGTTGAGCAGCACCCGGTCGTCGTCCTCGAGCAGGTACCAGGTCGCCACCGAGACCGGCTGGCCGTCGGAACGGAGCGTGGCCACCACGGCCGGGTTGGGCTGTCGGAGCAGATCGCGTACGGCGTCGGGGAAGGGCAGGATTGCCACGAGAACCTCCTGAGGTGGGGAGGTCCAACGTAACCGCCGCTGACACGGTAGGGTGAAGCCCGATCGACATCCTTTAACGAGCCGTCCGGTGAGGCGGAGAAGGAGGTCAAGCGCAGCTCGTGTGTGCCCAGCCTGCAGGACAACCCGCCCCCGCCGAGACCACCGGCCGCGTGGTTCTCGACGCCCGTGACATCGCCCGGGCGCTGACCCGGATCTCGCATGAGATCCTCGAACGCAACAAGGGCGCGGGCGACCTCGTGCTCCTGGGGATCCCGCGCCGCGGTGTGCCCCTCGCCGTGCGGATCGCCGAGCGGATCTCGGCCGTCGAGGGCCTCGAGGTCCCCGTCGGCTCCCTCGACGTCACCATGTACCGCGACGACCTGCGGATGAAGCCCGCCCGGGCGCTGCTGCCCACCGAGATCCCCCAGGGCGGGATCGACGGCAAGGTCGTCGTCCTGGTCGACGACGTGCTGTTCTCCGGACGCACCATCCGCGCGGCCCTCGACGCGCTGAACGACGTGGGCCGCCCCGAGGCGGTCCGGCTCGCGGTCCTGGTCGACCGCGGCCACCGCGAGCTGCCGATCCGCGCCGACTTCGTCGGTAAGAACCTCCCCACCTCGCTGGTGGAGCGGGTGAGCGTCCGTCTGGCCGAGACCGACGAGGTCGACGCGGTCTCCATCGACGCCCCCACCGAAGGGAGCCCCGCATGAAGCGGCACCTGCTGAGCGCAGCCGATCTGACCCGCGACGACGCCGAGCTGGTCCTGCAGACGGCCGAGGAGATGCGCTCGCTCGCCAACCGCCCCATCAAGAAGCTCCCGGCGCTGCGCGGCCGCACCGTGGTCAACCTGTTCTTCGAGGACTCCACGCGCACCCGGATCTCCTTCGAGGCTGCGGCCAAGAGGCTCAGCGCGGATGTCATCAACTTCTCCGCCAAGGGCTCCAGCCTGTCGAAGGGCGAGAGCCTCAAGGACACCGCGCTGACCCTGGAGGCGATGGGCGCCGACGCCGTCGTCGTACGCCACGGCGCCAGCGGGGCACCGCACCGGCTCGCGCACTCGGGCTGGGTGCACTCCAGCGTCGTCAACGCCGGTGACGGCACCCACGAGCACCCCACGCAGGCCCTGCTGGACGCGTTCACCATGTGGCGCCACCTCGCCAAGGACGGCGGTGGCCTGGACGGGCGCCGGGTCGCGATCGTGGGCGACGTGCTGCACAGCCGGGTCGCGCGCTCCAACGCGCTGCTGCTGCAGACCCTCGGTGCCGAGGTCACGCTGGTCGCCCCGCCGACGCTGCTGCCGGTCGGCATCGAGACGTGGGGCGTCGAGACCTCCTACGACCTCGACGCGGTGATCCCCAAGGCCGACGTCGTGATGATGCTGCGCGTGCAGCGCGAGCGGATGAACGCCTCGTTCTTCCCGACGGCGCGCGAGTACTCCCGCCGCTATGGCCTCGACGGCAAGCGCATGCGCACGCTGCAGGACCACACGATCGTGATGCACCCCGGCCCCATGGTCCGCGGCATGGAGATCACCGCCGACGTGGCCGACTCCGACCGCTCGGTGATCGTCGAGCAGGTCACCAACGGCGTCGCCGTCCGCATGGCCGTCCTCTACCTCCTGCTCAGTGGCGCCGAGGGCGTCACGGGCGTCGACGAAAGCGAGAACGACGCGTGAGCGCGTACCTGATCCAGAACGTCTCCATCCTCGGGGCCGAGCCGACCGACCTGCTGCTGGACGGAGGCGTGGTCGCCGCCATCGGCGCCGAGGCGGCCTCGCCCGAGGCCGAGGTGATCGACGCCGCCGGGCTGATCGCGCTGCCCGGTCTCGTGGACCTGCACACGCACCTGCGCGAGCCTGGTCGCGAGGACGCGGAGACCGTCGAGTCCGGCACTCAGGCCGCGGCGCTGGGCGGCTTCACCGCCGTGCACGCGATGGCCAACACCGAGCCGGTCGCCGACACCGCCGGCGTCGTGGAGCAGGTGTGGCGGCTGGGCCGCGAGGCCGGCTACTGCGACGTCTACCCGATCGGCGCGGTCACCGTCGGCCTGGCGGGGGAGCAGCTCGCCGAGCTGGGAGCGATGGCCGACTCGGCCGCACGGGTCCGGGTCTTCTCCGACGACGGCAAGTGCGTCAGCGACGCGGTGCTGATGCGCCGGGCACTGGAGTACGTCAAGGCGTTCGACGGCGTCATCGCCCAGCACGCGCAGGAGCCGCGCCTGACCGAGGGCGCGCAGATGAACGAGGGCGAGCTGTCCGGGCGACTGGGCCTGACCGGCTGGCCGGCCGTCGCCGAGGAGGCGATCATCGCTCGCGACTGCCTGCTCGCCGCGCACGTCGGCTCCCGGCTGCACGTCTGCCACGTCTCCACCGCCGGCTCGGTCGAGATCGTGCGCGACGCCAAGCGCAAGGGCTGGGACGTCACCGCCGAGGCCTGCCCCCACCACCTGCTGCTGACCGACGACCTGGCCGAGACCTACGACCCGATCTACAAGGTCAACCCGCCGCTGCGCAGCACCGCCGACACCGAGGCGCTGCGCGCCGGACTGGCCGACGGCACGATCGACATCGTCGCCACCGACCACGCCCCACACCCCCACGAGGACAAGGACTGCGAGTGGGCGGCCGCGGCGTTCGGCATGCTCGGCCTCGAGACCGCGCTGTCGATCGTGCAGGAGACGATGGTCGACCCCGGCCTGCTCGACTGGGCCGGCGTCGCCGAGCGGATGTCCTACGCCCCGGCGCGCATCGGCCGGGTCGCCGACCACGGCCGCCCGATCGAGGTCGGCGCCCCGGCCAACGTGGTGCTGTACGACCCCGCCGCCCGCCGCACGATCGAGGCGTCGGAGTCGGCCTCGCTCAGCCGCAACACGCCGTACGCCGGCATGGAGCTGCCCGGCCGGGTGGTCGCGACCTTCCTGCGCGGCAAGGCCACGGTGCTGGACGGCAAGCTCGCCTGACATGGTGGGGTCCCGCCCCGACCGTAGGAGGAGCCATGCGCCGAGAGTCACTGCCCGAGCTGGTCCAGCAGCACCTCGCGACCGCGCGGGAGGCGTCCAGCGGCCGTAGCGCCCACACCATCCACGGCGGGCACGACCAGGTCTTGCGTCAGACCATGATCGCGCTCATCGCCGGCCAGCAGCTCGACGAGCACGAGAACCCCGGTGAGGCGACGCTGCAGGTGCTGCAGGGCCACGTGACCCTGGTCGCCGGCGACACGCGCAGCGAGGGAGAGGCGGGCGACCTGCTGCCGATCCCGGACTCGCGCCACTCGCTGGAGGCGCTCGAGGACTCGGTCGTCCTGCTCACCGTGGCCAAGCGGCTCTGACCTGGGCGCCGTCACGAGCTGCCGGCTGCCGGGTGGAGGAGTTTCACCGGGCACCCGGTGAAACTCACGCTTCCCGCATGAAGTTTCGTGGGGGAGGCGCCAGTTTCACCGGGGACCCGGTGAAACTGGCGCGCCCAGCCATACCCAGCGCAGGCCGACCGCTTGGCTGCTGGACGCGGTCGGGGAGGGGGGAGCGCCACTGATACGCTCGCGAGGATCCGACATCCTTTAACGATCCGTCCTGCGAGGCGGAGAAGGAGGTACGGCGTGCCAGTGCATGCCCAGACCCAGCCGCCACGTCCTGCGATGCTCGTCCTCGAGGACGGCCGCACCTTCCACGGGGACGCCTACGGCGCCGTGGGCGAGACGTTCGGCGAGGCCGTCTTCAACACCGGCATGACCGGCTACCAGGAGACCCTGACCGACCCGTCCTACCACCGCCAGGTCGTGGTGATGACGGCCCCGCACATCGGCAACACCGGGGTCAACGACGAGGACCAGGAGTCCTCCCGGATCTGGGTGGCCGGGTACGTCGTGCGCGACCCCGCGCGCATCCCCAGCAACCACCGCTCGCGCCGCAGCCTCGACGACGAGCTGCGCCAGCAGAGCGTCGTCGGCATCTCCGGCGTCGACACCCGCGCCCTGACCCGGCACCTGCGCGAGCGCGGCGCCATGCGGGTCGGGATCTCCTCGACCGAGACCGACCCGGCGGCCCTGCTCGAGCGGGTCAAGGGCGCCGAGCAGATGAGCGGCGCCGAGCTGGCCGGGGAGGTCTCGACGAAGGAGGCCTACGTCGTCCCCGCTCAGGGCGAGAGGCGGTTCACCGTGGCCGCCCTCGACCTCGGGATCAAGACCATGACGCCCTACCGCATGGCCGAGCGCGGCATCGAGGTGCACGTCCTGCCGGCGACCTCCACCCTCGATGACGTCCTCGCCGTGCGGCCCGACGGGCTCTTCTACTCCAACGGCCCCGGTGACCCGGCCGCGACGACCCACCAGATCGAGGTGCTGCAGGGGGCGCTGGCCCAGGACCTGCCCTACTTCGGGATCTGCTTCGGCAACCAGCTCTTCGGCCGGGCGCTCGGCTTCGACACCTACAAGCTGACCTACGGCCACCGTGGCATCAACCAGCCGGTCATGGACCGCACGACCGGCAAGGTCGAGGTCACCGCGCACAACCACGGGTTCGCCGTCGATGCCCCCCTGGAGGCGCCCACCGAGACGCCGTACGGAGTCGCGACGGTCAGCCACGTCTGCCTCAACGACGACGTCGTCGAGGGTCTCGAGCTGCGCACGCCCACCGGCGAGCTGAAGAGCTTCTCGGTCCAGTACCACCCGGAGGCGGCCGCCGGCCCGCACGACGCGGCGTACCTCTTCGACCGGTTCACGAGCCTGATGTCCGAGCCCCGTCGGACTGAGCCTGCGAAGGACGACGGAGACGCGAGGAGGTTGAGGAGCGTCGGCTCGGACCGCGAGCGAGCGAGCGGAGCGAGCGACGCGTCTCGAAACCCGGTGAGCCGAGAGGAAGCCTGAGCCATGCCGAAGCGCGAGGACATCAAGAGCGTCATGGTGATCGGCTCCGGGCCGATCATCATCGGCCAGGCGTGCGAGTTCGACTACTCCGGCACCCAGGCCTGCCGGGTGCTCAAGGAGGAGGGGATCCGGGTCATCCTGGTCAACTCCAACCCGGCCACGATCATGACCGACCCGGAGTTCGCCGACGCCACCTACGTCGAGCCGATCACCCCGGAGTTCGTGGAGAAGGTGATCGCCAAGGAGCGCCCCGACGCGCTGCTGGCCACCCTCGGCGGGCAGACGGCCCTCAACGCCGCGATGGCGCTGGACAAGGCGGGCGTGCTCGAGAAGTACGACGTCGAGCTGATCGGCGCCTCGATCGAGGCGATCGACCGCGGCGAGAACCGCCAGGTCTTCAAGAAGATCGTCGAGGAGCTGGGCGGCGAGTGCTCCCGCTCGGTCATCTGCCACACGATGGAGGACTGTCTCGGCGCGGCCGACGAGCTCGGCTACCCGATGGTGGTGCGCCCCAGCTTCACGATGGGCGGCACGGGCTCCGGCATGGCCTACGACGAGTCCGACCTGCGCCGCATCGCGGGCGCCGGGCTGGCGGCCAGCCCCACCACGGAGGTGCTCCTGGAGGAGTCGATCCTCGGCTGGAAGGAGTACGAGCTCGAGGTCATGCGCGACACCGCCGACAACGTGGTGATCGTCTGCTCCATCGAGAACCTCGACCCGATGGGCGTCCACACCGGCGACTCGATCACGGTCGCGCCCGCGATGACGCTGACCGACCGCGAGTACCAGGCGATGCGCGACCTCGCGATCGGGATCATCCGCTCGGTCGGCGTCGACACCGGCGGCTGCAACATCCAGTACGCCGTCAACCCGGCCGACGGCCGGCTGATCGTCATCGAGATGAACCCCCGCGTCTCGCGCTCGAGCGCGCTGGCCTCGAAGGCCACCGGCTTCCCGATCGCGAAGATCGCGGCCAAGGTCGCGATCGGCTACACCCTCGACGAGATCGCCAACGACATCACCCAGGAGACGCCGGCCAGCTTCGAGCCGACGCTCGACTACGTCGTCGTGAAGGTGCCGCGCTTCGCGTTCGAGAAGTTCCCCGGCGCCGACCCGACGCTGACCACGCACATGAAGTCGGTGGGCGAGGCGATGGCGATCGGGCGCAACTTCACCGAGGCGCTGCAGAAGGCGCTGCGCTCGCTGGAGAGCCCCGACGCGGTCTTCGACTGGCACCAGGAGTGGGTCCAGCTCGACAAGGACGCGCTGCTCGCTGAGATCGAGACCCCGCACGACGGCCGGCTGAAGAAGGTCATGGACGCGCTGCGCGCCGGCGCGACCCCCCAGGAGGTCTTCGACCACACGAAGATCGACCCGTGGTTCGTCGACCAGCTGCTGCTGATCAACGAGGTCGCCGAGGAGGTCACCGCGGCGCCCGAGCTCACGCCCGCCTTGCTGCGCAAGGCCAAGCGGCACGGCTTCTCCGACGCCCAGATCGGCAAGATCCGCGGCATGACCCCCGACGTCGTGCGCGGGGTGCGGCACGCGCTCGGGATCCGGCCGGTCTACAAGACCGTCGACACCTGCGCCGCCGAGTTCGCGGCCACCACGCCGTACCACTACTCCTCCTACGACGAGGAGAGCGAGGTCGCGCCGCGCGAGAAGCCGGCCGTGATCATCCTGGGCTCCGGGCCCAACCGCATCGGGCAGGGCATCGAGTTCGACTACTCCTGCGTCCACGCCAGCCTGGCGCTCAGCGAGGCCGGCTACGAGACCGTCATGGTCAACTGCAACCCCGAGACCGTCTCCACCGACTACGACACCTCCGACCGCCTGTACTTCGAGCCGCTCACCCTCGAGGACGTGCTCGAGATCGTGCACGCCGAGACCCTCGCCGGTCCCGTGGCCGGGGTGATCTGCCAGCTCGGCGGCCAGACCCCGCTGGGGCTGGCGCAGGGCCTGGAGGACAACGGCGTGACGATCGTCGGCACCTCGCCCGCGGCGATCCACCTCGCCGAGGAGCGCGGCGCCTTCGGCGACGTGCTGCGCGAGGCGGGGTTGCCGGCGCCCAAGTACGGCATGGCCACCAGCTTCGCCGACGCCGACCGCATCGCCGGCGAGATCGGCTACCCGGTCATGGTGCGACCGTCCTACGTCCTGGGCGGGCGCGGCATGGAGATCGTCTACGACGAGGCCGCGCTCGAGGACTACATCGGCCGCGCCACCGCCATCAGCACCGCCCACCCGGTGCTGGTCGACCGGTTCATCGACGACGCGGTCGAGATCGACGTCGACGCGCTGTACGACGGCCACGAGCTGTTCCTCGGCGGCGTCATGGAGCACATCGAGGAGGCCGGCATCCACTCCGGCGACTCGTCGTGCGCGCTCCCGCCGATCACGCTGGGCGCCGCCGAGATCCTGCGCATCCGCAAGGCCACCGAGGCCATCGCCGCCGGCGTAGGGGTGCGGGGGCTGCTCAACATCCAGTTCGCGCTCAGCTCCGACGTGCTCTACGTGCTCGAGGCCAACCCGCGCGCCAGCCGCACGGTGCCGTTCGTCTCCAAGGCGACGGCCACCCCGCTGGCGAAGGCGGCGGCCCGCGTGATGATGGGGGAG includes the following:
- a CDS encoding type 1 glutamine amidotransferase domain-containing protein — its product is MTANLTGKKIAFLLDNSGVEQPELTTPWEAFRAAGAETTLIAPEAGKVQAFTNDVEQADTFEAELAVSDADADDYDALVLPGGTTNADSLRLDTDAVAFVKAFADDGKPIAAICHGPWALVEADVLDGKRLTSYPSLQTDIRNAGGSWVDEEAVVSTENEWTLVTSRNPDDLDAFVEAASQAFTD
- a CDS encoding PPOX class F420-dependent oxidoreductase, with the protein product MAILPFPDAVRDLLRQPNPAVVATLRSDGQPVSVATWYLLEDDDRVLLNMDHTRVRLNHLRADPRVSLTVLAADNWYTHVSLLGTVVEFKDDEDLTDIDRLSTHYGGSPYPDRESPRVSAWMRVDRWHGWGAARTD
- the pyrR gene encoding bifunctional pyr operon transcriptional regulator/uracil phosphoribosyltransferase PyrR gives rise to the protein MCAQPAGQPAPAETTGRVVLDARDIARALTRISHEILERNKGAGDLVLLGIPRRGVPLAVRIAERISAVEGLEVPVGSLDVTMYRDDLRMKPARALLPTEIPQGGIDGKVVVLVDDVLFSGRTIRAALDALNDVGRPEAVRLAVLVDRGHRELPIRADFVGKNLPTSLVERVSVRLAETDEVDAVSIDAPTEGSPA
- a CDS encoding aspartate carbamoyltransferase catalytic subunit; this encodes MKRHLLSAADLTRDDAELVLQTAEEMRSLANRPIKKLPALRGRTVVNLFFEDSTRTRISFEAAAKRLSADVINFSAKGSSLSKGESLKDTALTLEAMGADAVVVRHGASGAPHRLAHSGWVHSSVVNAGDGTHEHPTQALLDAFTMWRHLAKDGGGLDGRRVAIVGDVLHSRVARSNALLLQTLGAEVTLVAPPTLLPVGIETWGVETSYDLDAVIPKADVVMMLRVQRERMNASFFPTAREYSRRYGLDGKRMRTLQDHTIVMHPGPMVRGMEITADVADSDRSVIVEQVTNGVAVRMAVLYLLLSGAEGVTGVDESENDA
- a CDS encoding dihydroorotase; this translates as MSAYLIQNVSILGAEPTDLLLDGGVVAAIGAEAASPEAEVIDAAGLIALPGLVDLHTHLREPGREDAETVESGTQAAALGGFTAVHAMANTEPVADTAGVVEQVWRLGREAGYCDVYPIGAVTVGLAGEQLAELGAMADSAARVRVFSDDGKCVSDAVLMRRALEYVKAFDGVIAQHAQEPRLTEGAQMNEGELSGRLGLTGWPAVAEEAIIARDCLLAAHVGSRLHVCHVSTAGSVEIVRDAKRKGWDVTAEACPHHLLLTDDLAETYDPIYKVNPPLRSTADTEALRAGLADGTIDIVATDHAPHPHEDKDCEWAAAAFGMLGLETALSIVQETMVDPGLLDWAGVAERMSYAPARIGRVADHGRPIEVGAPANVVLYDPAARRTIEASESASLSRNTPYAGMELPGRVVATFLRGKATVLDGKLA
- a CDS encoding cupin domain-containing protein, coding for MRRESLPELVQQHLATAREASSGRSAHTIHGGHDQVLRQTMIALIAGQQLDEHENPGEATLQVLQGHVTLVAGDTRSEGEAGDLLPIPDSRHSLEALEDSVVLLTVAKRL
- the carA gene encoding glutamine-hydrolyzing carbamoyl-phosphate synthase small subunit, whose amino-acid sequence is MLVLEDGRTFHGDAYGAVGETFGEAVFNTGMTGYQETLTDPSYHRQVVVMTAPHIGNTGVNDEDQESSRIWVAGYVVRDPARIPSNHRSRRSLDDELRQQSVVGISGVDTRALTRHLRERGAMRVGISSTETDPAALLERVKGAEQMSGAELAGEVSTKEAYVVPAQGERRFTVAALDLGIKTMTPYRMAERGIEVHVLPATSTLDDVLAVRPDGLFYSNGPGDPAATTHQIEVLQGALAQDLPYFGICFGNQLFGRALGFDTYKLTYGHRGINQPVMDRTTGKVEVTAHNHGFAVDAPLEAPTETPYGVATVSHVCLNDDVVEGLELRTPTGELKSFSVQYHPEAAAGPHDAAYLFDRFTSLMSEPRRTEPAKDDGDARRLRSVGSDRERASGASDASRNPVSREEA
- the carB gene encoding carbamoyl-phosphate synthase large subunit, with product MPKREDIKSVMVIGSGPIIIGQACEFDYSGTQACRVLKEEGIRVILVNSNPATIMTDPEFADATYVEPITPEFVEKVIAKERPDALLATLGGQTALNAAMALDKAGVLEKYDVELIGASIEAIDRGENRQVFKKIVEELGGECSRSVICHTMEDCLGAADELGYPMVVRPSFTMGGTGSGMAYDESDLRRIAGAGLAASPTTEVLLEESILGWKEYELEVMRDTADNVVIVCSIENLDPMGVHTGDSITVAPAMTLTDREYQAMRDLAIGIIRSVGVDTGGCNIQYAVNPADGRLIVIEMNPRVSRSSALASKATGFPIAKIAAKVAIGYTLDEIANDITQETPASFEPTLDYVVVKVPRFAFEKFPGADPTLTTHMKSVGEAMAIGRNFTEALQKALRSLESPDAVFDWHQEWVQLDKDALLAEIETPHDGRLKKVMDALRAGATPQEVFDHTKIDPWFVDQLLLINEVAEEVTAAPELTPALLRKAKRHGFSDAQIGKIRGMTPDVVRGVRHALGIRPVYKTVDTCAAEFAATTPYHYSSYDEESEVAPREKPAVIILGSGPNRIGQGIEFDYSCVHASLALSEAGYETVMVNCNPETVSTDYDTSDRLYFEPLTLEDVLEIVHAETLAGPVAGVICQLGGQTPLGLAQGLEDNGVTIVGTSPAAIHLAEERGAFGDVLREAGLPAPKYGMATSFADADRIAGEIGYPVMVRPSYVLGGRGMEIVYDEAALEDYIGRATAISTAHPVLVDRFIDDAVEIDVDALYDGHELFLGGVMEHIEEAGIHSGDSSCALPPITLGAAEILRIRKATEAIAAGVGVRGLLNIQFALSSDVLYVLEANPRASRTVPFVSKATATPLAKAAARVMMGETIAGLRAAGLLPAEGDGGTLPADQPIAVKEAVMPFNRFRTPDGAQVDTVLGPEMKSTGEVMGFDADFGTAFAKAQAAAFGSLPTSGRVFVSMANRDKRHMIFPIKVLADHGFEILATQGTAEVLRRNGVDATIVRKHFQGPGPAGEKTTVQLILDGEIQLVINTPNGSASGGGSGSSARVDGYEIRTAAIMANIPCITTVQGLGAAVQGIEALERGDIGVRSLQDWARR